One stretch of Solirubrobacterales bacterium DNA includes these proteins:
- a CDS encoding MaoC family dehydratase — protein MEPVQVDGIDQLKELIGQELGPSDWLEITQQDIDRFADVSRDHQWIHVDPERAAKESPYGATVAHGNLTLSLVDSFRPQLIQNRGVKMGINYGFNKVRFPAAVPAGTRVRARAEVLTVDDLGDGWWQVVTKYTIDGEQSEKPVCVAESVGRALVG, from the coding sequence ATGGAGCCCGTGCAGGTGGATGGAATCGACCAGCTCAAGGAGTTGATCGGCCAGGAGCTGGGGCCGAGCGACTGGCTGGAGATCACGCAGCAGGACATCGACCGGTTCGCGGACGTCTCCCGAGACCACCAGTGGATCCACGTCGACCCGGAGCGGGCGGCGAAAGAGAGCCCCTATGGAGCGACCGTCGCCCACGGAAACCTCACCCTGTCCCTGGTCGACTCCTTTCGTCCCCAGCTGATCCAGAACCGGGGCGTCAAGATGGGGATCAACTACGGGTTCAACAAGGTCCGGTTCCCGGCCGCGGTGCCGGCCGGGACCCGGGTTCGAGCCCGCGCCGAGGTCCTCACCGTCGACGACCTCGGCGACGGCTGGTGGCAGGTCGTCACCAAGTACACGATCGACGGCGAGCAATCAGAGAAGCCCGTCTGCGTGGCCGAGAGCGTCGGCCGGGCTCTGGTCGGCTAG
- the uvrC gene encoding excinuclease ABC subunit UvrC, whose product MAKRSASDPAAPGRIRASSDHRSPSAPWEDAAGLDAQRKRLPDQPGVYVFKDADGGVLYVGKALSIRKRVASHFSGPHRGGLGFIDQVASIDFLVTETEADALLAEQQFIKRHRPRFNIRLRDDKSYPYIGVSLDEEYPRVYFTRERHRSGRVYFGPFSSARRVRETLDLLGKLFQYRTCEGPEPGRRSGVPCLDYYIKRCQAPCVGYIDREEYRRNIEAIIDFLSGRYRDVERDLERKMAEAAAHEEFERAAIYRDRLDAVRSLMQRRSVAGESLETADLIAVATDGPAANAQVFQVRDGVLAERHGFYLANEGERGEGEVTEEFAAQYYSAVPAVPRLVVVGPALRDRAELLAQALSSRRGGPVEVRVAERGEKRRLRELAERNARLALAQDKLRAERRRQQRVDALAALREALDLESLPVRIEGYDVSNLGPEHTVASMVVFEGGAPKKSDYRRFKVRGDRAARDPAAPGREAEDAAGPDDFSSVEEILARRTARLLEQGDRSPHDPERDEAFAALPDLILIDGGKGQLSAGMRALGPLVERGTAVVGLAKRIEEVFVPGRSDPVPVPPDSEALRLLQRVRDEAHRFALDFHRQRRDKQVTRSLLDDLPGVGPVRKRALLAHFGSPDRLVTASREELEAVPGIPGKLAREIHRQLHKAGR is encoded by the coding sequence ATGGCGAAGCGAAGTGCCTCAGACCCCGCCGCGCCCGGACGAATCCGAGCAAGCTCGGATCACCGGTCGCCTTCGGCTCCCTGGGAGGACGCGGCGGGCCTTGATGCCCAACGAAAGCGGCTACCCGACCAACCGGGCGTGTACGTCTTCAAGGATGCCGACGGCGGGGTCCTGTACGTGGGCAAGGCGCTGTCGATCCGCAAGCGCGTCGCCTCGCACTTCTCCGGGCCCCACCGCGGCGGTCTGGGGTTCATCGACCAGGTCGCGTCGATCGACTTCCTGGTCACCGAGACGGAGGCCGACGCATTGCTCGCCGAACAGCAGTTCATCAAGCGCCATCGACCCCGCTTCAACATCCGCCTCCGGGACGACAAGTCCTATCCGTACATAGGGGTGAGCCTGGACGAGGAGTATCCGCGCGTGTACTTCACGCGCGAGCGCCACCGTTCGGGGCGGGTGTACTTCGGCCCATTCTCGAGCGCGCGCCGAGTTCGCGAAACGCTCGACCTGCTCGGCAAGCTGTTCCAGTACCGGACCTGCGAGGGGCCGGAGCCGGGACGGCGCTCGGGCGTTCCGTGCCTCGACTACTACATCAAGCGCTGCCAGGCGCCGTGCGTGGGCTACATCGACCGCGAGGAGTACCGGCGCAATATCGAAGCGATCATCGACTTTCTCTCGGGCCGCTACCGCGACGTCGAGCGGGACCTGGAGCGCAAGATGGCGGAGGCCGCGGCCCACGAGGAGTTCGAGCGGGCGGCGATCTACCGCGACCGCCTGGATGCAGTTCGCTCGCTGATGCAACGGCGGAGTGTTGCCGGGGAGTCGCTGGAGACGGCCGACCTGATCGCGGTGGCAACCGACGGGCCCGCCGCCAACGCCCAGGTGTTCCAGGTCCGGGACGGCGTGCTTGCCGAGCGCCATGGCTTCTATCTCGCCAACGAGGGCGAGCGGGGCGAGGGCGAGGTGACCGAGGAGTTCGCCGCCCAGTACTACTCCGCGGTGCCCGCGGTGCCCCGGCTCGTGGTGGTTGGACCCGCGCTGCGGGATCGCGCCGAGTTGCTGGCCCAGGCGCTGTCGAGCCGTCGCGGCGGCCCGGTCGAGGTGCGCGTCGCCGAACGCGGCGAGAAGCGGCGGCTGCGGGAGCTGGCCGAGCGAAACGCCCGCCTCGCTCTCGCCCAGGACAAGCTGAGGGCCGAGCGGCGGCGCCAGCAGCGGGTGGACGCGCTCGCAGCCCTGCGCGAGGCCTTGGACCTGGAGTCGCTGCCCGTCAGGATCGAGGGGTACGACGTCTCGAATCTGGGCCCCGAGCATACGGTGGCCTCGATGGTCGTGTTCGAGGGTGGAGCGCCGAAGAAGTCCGACTACCGCCGCTTCAAAGTTCGAGGCGATCGTGCTGCCAGAGACCCCGCCGCGCCCGGACGCGAAGCCGAGGACGCGGCGGGCCCTGACGATTTCAGCTCCGTCGAGGAGATCCTGGCGCGGCGAACCGCCCGCCTGCTCGAGCAAGGGGATCGCTCGCCCCACGATCCCGAACGCGATGAGGCCTTCGCCGCGCTCCCGGACCTGATCCTGATCGACGGCGGCAAGGGACAGCTATCGGCGGGCATGCGGGCTCTCGGCCCACTGGTCGAGCGCGGTACGGCGGTGGTCGGGCTTGCGAAGCGAATCGAGGAGGTATTCGTGCCCGGGCGCTCCGACCCGGTGCCTGTGCCGCCCGATTCCGAGGCCCTTCGCCTGCTCCAGCGGGTGCGCGACGAGGCGCACCGTTTCGCGCTCGACTTTCACCGGCAGCGCAGGGACAAGCAGGTGACCCGGTCCCTGCTCGACGACCTGCCCGGCGTCGGCCCCGTGCGGAAGCGTGCTCTGCTCGCGCACTTCGGCTCGCCCGATCGCCTGGTGACGGCAAGCCGGGAGGAGCTGGAGGCGGTGCCGGGCATCCCGGGCAAGCTGGCCCGCGAAATCCACCGGCAGTTGCACAAGGCGGGTAGATGA
- a CDS encoding enoyl-CoA hydratase-related protein gives MSTTTAPSPPELKNLRLEIDGVIGTLTLDRPKVLNAMSPELIAELVTAAGWLADRAQLRALIVTGEGRAFSAGGDVNWFKRGLEESGAYLSADVRRGADVLHQAIVDFRRIPYPVVAAVNGVAAGAGFSLALMCDTRIASDSAAFVCAYGRIGASPDGGMTYFLPRVVGQARALELLLHDPLLNAEQARDEGIVSEVVPADRLMDVARERAEELAAKAPHYVRMSKVLIGQSLDNTLADHLQVERHGIADSMATEDLREGVTAFLDGRQATFTGR, from the coding sequence ATGAGCACCACCACCGCCCCGAGCCCACCCGAGCTGAAGAATCTCCGCCTGGAGATCGACGGAGTGATCGGCACCCTGACGCTCGACCGCCCCAAGGTCTTGAACGCCATGAGCCCCGAGCTGATCGCGGAACTAGTCACGGCGGCCGGCTGGCTCGCCGACCGCGCCCAGCTCCGGGCCCTCATCGTCACGGGCGAGGGACGAGCGTTCTCGGCCGGGGGCGACGTGAACTGGTTCAAGCGCGGGCTCGAGGAGTCCGGTGCCTATTTGTCGGCCGACGTGCGCCGGGGCGCCGACGTGCTGCATCAGGCGATTGTCGACTTCCGCCGCATCCCCTATCCCGTGGTCGCCGCGGTCAACGGCGTAGCCGCGGGCGCGGGCTTCTCGCTGGCCTTGATGTGCGACACCAGGATCGCCTCGGATTCCGCGGCTTTCGTTTGCGCCTACGGGCGGATAGGGGCCTCGCCCGACGGTGGCATGACCTACTTCCTGCCGCGCGTGGTCGGACAGGCCAGGGCGTTGGAGCTCCTGCTCCACGATCCGCTGCTGAACGCCGAACAAGCGCGCGACGAGGGCATCGTCTCGGAGGTCGTGCCGGCGGACCGGTTGATGGACGTTGCGAGGGAGCGGGCGGAGGAGCTGGCCGCTAAGGCACCCCACTACGTGCGAATGTCGAAGGTGCTGATCGGACAGAGCCTCGACAACACGCTCGCCGACCATCTCCAGGTCGAGCGCCACGGAATCGCCGACAGCATGGCGACCGAGGACCTGCGCGAGGGGGTCACGGCGTTCCTCGACGGACGCCAGGCGACGTTTACGGGACGTTGA
- the rapZ gene encoding RNase adapter RapZ, which produces MSTDDAPAVDLVVITGYSGAGKSEAIAAFEDGGYFCVDNLPPRMMSALGELFHHEGSRVRRAAIVSDVRGGDYFEELVEVLGELEQTGLDPTVLFLEADEETLLDRFKETRRRHPLAPNGRVLEGIRAEREVLGPLRERADVVMDTTGLTGAMLRRRVVTELLGPKGARGKLALTIITFGFKNGPPREADLLLDVRFLPNPHYREDLRPLTGLDSKVIEHVEAGELAHEFYDRLFPLLDFVLPAYVTEGKTHLTIAIGCTGGRHRSVTVADRIARHLAEHEDVSLRIVHRDVELH; this is translated from the coding sequence ATGAGCACCGACGACGCGCCGGCCGTTGACCTGGTCGTGATCACGGGGTACTCCGGGGCCGGGAAGTCCGAGGCGATCGCCGCCTTTGAGGACGGGGGCTATTTCTGTGTCGACAATCTGCCGCCGCGGATGATGAGCGCCCTCGGCGAGCTGTTCCACCACGAGGGCAGCCGCGTGCGCCGGGCCGCGATCGTCTCCGACGTGCGGGGCGGCGACTACTTCGAGGAGCTCGTCGAGGTGCTGGGTGAGCTCGAGCAGACGGGGCTCGATCCGACCGTCCTCTTCCTGGAGGCCGACGAGGAGACCCTGCTCGACCGCTTCAAGGAGACGCGCCGGCGCCATCCGCTGGCTCCCAACGGCCGGGTGCTGGAGGGCATCCGCGCCGAGCGCGAGGTGCTGGGCCCGCTGCGCGAGCGAGCCGACGTGGTCATGGACACCACTGGCCTCACGGGGGCGATGCTGCGCCGCCGTGTCGTCACCGAGCTTCTAGGGCCGAAGGGGGCCCGCGGCAAGCTCGCCCTGACGATCATCACCTTCGGCTTCAAGAACGGCCCCCCGCGCGAGGCCGACCTGCTGCTTGACGTTCGCTTCCTGCCGAACCCGCACTACCGCGAGGACCTGCGCCCTCTCACCGGCCTCGATTCGAAGGTGATCGAGCACGTGGAGGCCGGCGAGCTGGCGCACGAGTTCTACGATCGGCTCTTCCCCCTCTTGGACTTCGTCCTGCCCGCCTACGTGACCGAAGGCAAGACCCACCTGACGATCGCGATCGGCTGCACGGGCGGGCGGCATCGCTCGGTCACGGTCGCCGACCGCATCGCCAGACACCTGGCGGAGCACGAGGACGTCTCGCTCCGCATCGTCCACAGGGACGTTGAGCTCCACTGA
- a CDS encoding nuclear transport factor 2 family protein, whose product MSSQRIETHDVDTVRAGYARWNSGDMAALAELFTEDIEYHNSPEWPGQRTYHGADAVIQFLRDEIAEIIALRPVEVVRTDVIEDEIVIELRARTHGRLSGLDLDDESLFHVAQMRNGRVSRVRVYLGREEATRAATTGTG is encoded by the coding sequence ATGAGCTCGCAGAGGATCGAAACGCACGACGTGGACACGGTCCGCGCCGGCTACGCGCGGTGGAACTCAGGTGACATGGCGGCGCTGGCGGAGCTGTTCACCGAGGACATCGAGTACCACAACTCTCCCGAGTGGCCCGGTCAACGCACTTACCACGGGGCCGATGCCGTAATTCAATTCCTGCGGGACGAGATCGCCGAGATCATCGCCTTGCGACCGGTGGAGGTGGTGCGAACCGACGTCATCGAGGACGAGATCGTGATCGAGCTGCGGGCGCGAACCCACGGCAGGTTGAGCGGCCTCGACCTCGACGATGAGTCGCTGTTCCATGTCGCCCAGATGCGAAACGGACGAGTCTCGCGGGTTCGCGTGTATCTGGGTCGGGAAGAGGCGACTCGCGCGGCCACGACCGGCACCGGCTGA
- a CDS encoding FAD-dependent oxidoreductase, with protein sequence MATVVPDERTKVAVLGGGAGGITAAFELTATPELRERFEVTVYQLGWRLGGKGASGRNAAAGNRIEEHGLHVWFGFYDNAFRLMRDAYEELNRPPDAPLATLADAFKGCDRLVLYDRQGDGWHPFSFEMPRNFLRPGDPGGLPSFWEIAATVCGWALGRWRDLIEDDAELKEAEPAHHLTPAWFDDLARDLASDLLRWEIKGAEHLLALAHRLAAARSRQTNLEHAGQAGHPWFLARLLTGFRDWLWLHVVAERHQDEPDLRMFFTIFDTVASTVAGIVDDGVLEHGFDAINDEEWSDWLRKHGAKQVTLGRTPAERSPILRSVYDVAFGFPEGDIAKANVAAGTATNDLLRLLFSYRGSLMYKMQAGMGDAVFAPLYEVLRTRGVEFRFFHAVTRLGLAAEHPQIDLIEVVPQVGKAADGYEPLIDVGGLPCWPSEPLWDRLEGGDELREAGVDFEADPNPLHREPFRLRLGTDFDQVVLAIPVGALAPLCRELMDRDERFRRGIESAVTVRTQAFQLWLEKHSEELGWAHEENSVAGCYVEPLDTYCDMSHLIPRESWGDEHAVRGIAYFCGVLDDRAGESAAEARRRVRDNAIEFMNRDAGALWPSAGMAGGAFDWQVLAGSRGSAAEERFESQYWRANVAPSERYVLTPAGSVNQRLPSNDSGFDNLVLAGDWTKNGIDGGCVEAAVTSGMQAARKLTGVKRPITGQSPRWLQPGPAQLPSYVEYGGRATAPGPFLSLKGELRSFLLEGDERRIADLVRRTLDEPAGPEIAYRAIGSKVLLMVGGFERVSSMASPFDRWGTVSEIMASFWIPVIAGRDLGDVFLAERLGLVAPYVFVDNPMSYLGGRETYGYAKTMGRFDPSSGVGEQQRMETFGGDFGRHDGAAWRCFLEISANGVEEESPGPADSVEGPAALVGQLAPQLLERNAEGEVVLPGVRLATSLLDDMLEGRIRQVFLKQFRDAAQGTRACYQSVVEAPIDLKRVSIHRSKRDWDVTLRPLDSHPIDQEMGLTSQRALLALEGELDMVVETGVEIGRVAASASPTTVVEGPPHGLVSGDGIADLVRDLVGRMHAELSGLSRFKWW encoded by the coding sequence GTGGCGACTGTGGTGCCGGACGAACGCACCAAGGTCGCGGTGCTCGGTGGTGGAGCCGGCGGAATCACTGCGGCCTTCGAGCTCACCGCAACTCCCGAGCTTCGTGAGCGCTTCGAGGTCACCGTCTACCAGCTCGGATGGCGTCTCGGCGGCAAGGGAGCGAGTGGCCGCAACGCGGCCGCCGGCAACCGGATCGAGGAGCACGGTCTCCACGTCTGGTTCGGCTTCTATGACAACGCGTTCCGGCTCATGCGCGACGCCTACGAGGAGCTCAACCGCCCGCCGGATGCTCCACTGGCGACCCTTGCGGATGCGTTCAAGGGCTGTGATCGCCTCGTCCTCTACGACCGCCAGGGCGACGGCTGGCACCCGTTCTCCTTCGAGATGCCGCGAAACTTCCTGCGCCCGGGAGACCCCGGCGGGCTACCGAGCTTCTGGGAGATCGCAGCCACCGTCTGCGGCTGGGCGCTCGGGCGATGGCGCGACCTCATCGAGGATGATGCCGAGCTCAAGGAAGCTGAGCCCGCTCACCACCTGACGCCCGCGTGGTTTGACGACCTCGCCCGGGATCTCGCCTCTGATCTCTTGCGCTGGGAGATCAAAGGAGCGGAGCACCTGCTCGCGCTTGCCCACCGCCTGGCGGCCGCCCGCTCGCGGCAGACCAACCTCGAGCATGCCGGGCAGGCCGGTCACCCGTGGTTCCTGGCCAGGCTCCTGACCGGGTTCCGCGACTGGCTGTGGTTGCACGTGGTCGCCGAGCGCCACCAGGACGAGCCTGATCTGCGAATGTTCTTCACGATCTTCGACACGGTGGCGAGCACCGTCGCCGGAATCGTGGACGACGGCGTTCTCGAGCACGGATTCGACGCGATCAATGACGAGGAGTGGTCGGATTGGCTGCGAAAACACGGCGCCAAGCAGGTCACCCTCGGCCGCACGCCCGCCGAGCGTTCCCCGATTCTGCGCTCGGTGTACGACGTTGCCTTCGGCTTTCCGGAGGGGGACATCGCGAAGGCAAACGTCGCCGCGGGGACGGCAACCAACGACCTGTTGCGGCTGTTGTTCAGCTACCGCGGCTCGCTGATGTACAAGATGCAGGCGGGCATGGGCGACGCGGTCTTCGCCCCCCTGTACGAGGTCCTGCGTACCCGCGGCGTCGAGTTCCGGTTCTTTCATGCCGTTACGCGACTGGGCCTGGCCGCTGAGCATCCACAAATCGACCTGATCGAGGTCGTGCCGCAGGTCGGGAAAGCGGCCGACGGCTACGAGCCCCTGATCGACGTCGGCGGCCTTCCCTGCTGGCCGAGCGAGCCGCTTTGGGATCGACTGGAGGGCGGCGACGAGCTACGCGAGGCCGGAGTCGACTTCGAAGCCGATCCGAACCCCCTCCACCGGGAGCCGTTCCGGCTTCGCCTCGGAACCGACTTCGACCAGGTAGTGCTCGCGATCCCGGTCGGCGCCCTGGCGCCTCTCTGCCGCGAGCTGATGGATCGCGACGAGCGCTTCCGCCGCGGGATCGAGTCGGCGGTAACGGTCCGCACACAGGCATTCCAGCTCTGGCTCGAGAAGCACAGCGAAGAGCTGGGCTGGGCCCACGAGGAGAACTCGGTCGCCGGATGCTACGTCGAGCCGCTCGACACCTACTGCGACATGAGTCACCTGATTCCCCGCGAGTCCTGGGGTGACGAGCATGCCGTACGCGGGATTGCCTACTTCTGTGGCGTTCTCGACGACCGCGCGGGCGAGAGCGCCGCCGAAGCCCGGCGCCGCGTGCGCGACAACGCGATCGAGTTCATGAACCGCGACGCGGGCGCGCTCTGGCCCTCCGCCGGCATGGCCGGAGGCGCGTTTGACTGGCAGGTCCTCGCCGGATCCCGAGGGAGCGCCGCCGAGGAGCGCTTCGAGTCCCAATACTGGCGGGCCAACGTCGCGCCCTCGGAGCGATACGTGCTGACGCCGGCAGGATCGGTCAATCAGCGACTGCCGTCGAACGACTCCGGCTTCGACAACCTGGTGCTGGCCGGCGACTGGACGAAGAACGGCATCGACGGCGGCTGTGTGGAGGCAGCGGTGACCTCCGGAATGCAGGCCGCCCGCAAGCTGACAGGGGTCAAGCGGCCGATCACCGGCCAGAGCCCGCGCTGGCTGCAGCCCGGCCCAGCCCAGCTTCCCTCTTACGTGGAGTACGGCGGTCGCGCCACCGCGCCCGGGCCGTTTCTGTCCCTGAAGGGCGAGCTTCGCAGTTTCCTGCTCGAGGGCGACGAGCGCCGGATAGCCGACCTGGTCAGGCGGACCCTGGACGAGCCCGCGGGACCTGAGATCGCTTACCGCGCGATCGGCTCAAAGGTGTTGCTCATGGTCGGCGGATTCGAGCGCGTCTCCTCGATGGCCTCCCCGTTCGACCGCTGGGGGACGGTGAGCGAGATCATGGCGTCGTTCTGGATCCCGGTGATCGCCGGCCGCGACCTCGGCGACGTGTTCCTCGCGGAGCGGCTCGGTCTCGTGGCCCCTTACGTCTTCGTCGATAATCCAATGTCGTACCTGGGCGGCCGTGAGACCTACGGCTACGCGAAGACGATGGGGCGGTTTGACCCCTCGAGCGGTGTCGGCGAGCAGCAGCGCATGGAGACCTTCGGGGGCGACTTCGGGCGCCATGACGGTGCCGCCTGGCGCTGCTTCCTAGAGATTTCCGCGAACGGAGTCGAGGAGGAGAGCCCCGGCCCGGCGGACAGCGTCGAAGGCCCCGCGGCGCTGGTCGGTCAACTCGCCCCCCAACTCTTGGAGCGAAACGCCGAGGGCGAGGTGGTCCTGCCCGGAGTGCGACTCGCCACCAGCCTCCTCGACGACATGCTGGAGGGCAGGATCAGGCAGGTCTTCCTGAAGCAGTTCCGCGACGCGGCCCAAGGGACGCGCGCCTGTTATCAGTCGGTCGTCGAGGCGCCGATCGATCTCAAGCGGGTCTCGATCCACCGCTCGAAGCGCGACTGGGATGTCACCCTCCGGCCGCTCGACAGCCATCCGATTGATCAGGAGATGGGCCTCACCAGCCAGCGGGCTCTCCTGGCGCTGGAAGGGGAGCTCGACATGGTGGTCGAGACGGGCGTCGAAATCGGCAGGGTGGCCGCCTCCGCAAGCCCTACCACTGTGGTCGAGGGGCCGCCGCACGGGCTCGTCTCGGGTGATGGCATCGCCGACCTGGTACGGGACCTGGTCGGTCGAATGCACGCCGAGCTTTCCGGGCTCAGCCGGTTCAAGTGGTGGTAG
- a CDS encoding transglycosylase SLT domain-containing protein produces MGAKARGRTPLILTTELGEARGGLPVAAAVGVAASVEEKPGPGSGVLLAELGAERGRGPTMLASVQARELEERLRTAGFERVAARGRLCWLGLAATEEALAELPRLHPALQEGGLAIVHLPAQLWPLALDQRSLCPQAGLLRADLPADRALAALAVTELRERRLRARIAARPLGRVASRRAMAGLEVGGAAANRVSRLARGLVGRARAPDQDRGQALLMVLGAAFAILFAAAVLAALGGALTATARAQRAADLVALSGARSLRDDFDRLFTPPLLPGGAPNPLHLDRREYLARAAEAAREAATRNGVDPDRVRVSFPDAASFAPLRVRAELAASVDTDAGRGKGRWSSAADHGSSRDAIGIEASAEAMAAPPSSSAGLRTTASGGGYSGPLVYRQGEPMRPDVALAFDRMAAAARRAGAWLVINSAYRSDAEQARLYAEHPDPRWVAPPGQSLHRCGTELDLGPPSAYPWLAAHAPRFGFVRRYSWEPWHFGYEKGPAPCSPVGGSSGGGHGSADGDAPGVGDPSFVPARFRSPIVRAATRWDVSAGLLAAQLMAESNFNPFAFSAAGAQGIAQFMPATARAYGLDDPFDARAAIDAQARLMSDLVRQFGTVALALAAYNAGPAAVAACDCVPDYPETQAYVARVLGLMGGAGELAAPALEVRLVD; encoded by the coding sequence GTGGGTGCGAAGGCCCGGGGTCGCACGCCGTTGATCCTCACCACCGAGCTCGGCGAGGCGCGCGGCGGCCTCCCGGTCGCGGCGGCTGTGGGCGTCGCGGCGAGCGTCGAAGAGAAGCCAGGGCCAGGGTCGGGCGTGCTGCTCGCCGAGCTGGGGGCGGAGCGTGGGCGCGGCCCCACGATGCTGGCCTCCGTTCAGGCCCGCGAGCTGGAGGAGAGGCTTCGCACGGCCGGCTTCGAGCGGGTGGCCGCTCGCGGCAGGCTCTGCTGGCTCGGGCTCGCGGCGACCGAGGAGGCACTGGCGGAGCTGCCGCGCCTGCACCCGGCGCTGCAGGAGGGCGGGCTGGCGATCGTCCATCTGCCCGCGCAGCTGTGGCCGCTGGCCCTCGATCAGCGGTCTCTCTGTCCACAGGCGGGGCTCCTTCGCGCCGACCTTCCGGCCGACCGAGCGCTGGCGGCGCTGGCGGTCACGGAGCTGCGGGAGCGGCGGTTGCGCGCGCGGATTGCCGCGCGACCGCTCGGCCGGGTCGCCTCGCGCCGCGCGATGGCGGGTCTGGAGGTCGGAGGCGCCGCCGCCAACCGCGTCAGCCGGCTGGCGCGCGGCCTGGTCGGGCGCGCCCGCGCGCCCGACCAGGATCGGGGCCAGGCCCTGCTGATGGTGCTGGGGGCGGCTTTCGCGATCCTGTTCGCCGCGGCAGTGCTGGCGGCGCTCGGGGGCGCCCTGACCGCGACGGCCCGAGCGCAGCGGGCGGCGGATCTGGTCGCGCTGTCGGGAGCCCGCTCGCTGCGAGACGACTTCGACCGGCTGTTCACGCCGCCTCTTCTGCCCGGTGGGGCGCCCAACCCCCTCCATCTGGACCGGCGCGAGTACCTGGCGCGAGCCGCCGAGGCGGCGCGCGAGGCCGCGACCCGGAACGGCGTCGATCCCGATCGGGTGCGCGTCTCGTTTCCCGATGCCGCCTCCTTCGCGCCTCTGCGAGTGCGCGCCGAGCTCGCCGCCTCAGTCGACACCGATGCGGGTCGCGGGAAAGGGCGGTGGAGCTCGGCCGCCGACCACGGATCTTCCCGCGACGCGATCGGAATCGAGGCCAGCGCCGAGGCCATGGCTGCTCCGCCGTCCTCATCAGCCGGGTTACGGACCACGGCCAGCGGTGGCGGCTACTCGGGGCCTCTGGTCTACCGGCAGGGGGAGCCGATGAGGCCGGACGTCGCGCTGGCCTTCGATCGCATGGCCGCCGCTGCGCGCCGGGCTGGGGCCTGGCTGGTCATCAATTCCGCATACCGCTCCGACGCCGAGCAGGCCCGCCTCTACGCCGAGCACCCGGACCCCCGCTGGGTCGCACCTCCCGGCCAGTCGCTGCACCGCTGCGGCACCGAGCTCGACCTGGGTCCGCCGTCCGCCTATCCGTGGCTTGCCGCCCATGCGCCGCGCTTCGGCTTCGTACGGCGTTACTCGTGGGAGCCGTGGCACTTTGGGTACGAGAAGGGCCCGGCGCCGTGCTCGCCGGTCGGAGGGAGTTCCGGCGGCGGGCACGGATCGGCGGATGGGGACGCGCCCGGCGTCGGCGACCCGAGCTTCGTGCCGGCGCGCTTCAGGTCACCCATCGTGCGCGCCGCGACGCGCTGGGACGTCTCCGCCGGGCTGCTCGCCGCTCAGCTGATGGCGGAGTCGAACTTCAACCCGTTCGCGTTCTCGGCGGCCGGTGCCCAGGGCATCGCCCAGTTCATGCCAGCCACCGCACGCGCCTACGGGCTCGACGACCCCTTCGACGCCCGGGCCGCCATCGATGCACAGGCCCGCCTGATGTCAGACCTCGTGCGTCAGTTCGGCACCGTGGCCCTGGCGCTCGCCGCCTACAACGCAGGCCCGGCTGCGGTGGCGGCCTGCGATTGCGTCCCGGACTATCCCGAGACCCAGGCCTACGTGGCGCGGGTCCTCGGGCTGATGGGCGGTGCCGGGGAGCTAGCTGCCCCCGCCCTCGAGGTGCGCCTGGTCGATTAA
- a CDS encoding plastocyanin/azurin family copper-binding protein produces MRKLVLLVAFGLLASLALATCGGGDDNETTAQTTNTQTTTQAGGGGGGGSATVSLSADPSGALAYQEKSLTAQAGNSTIDFDNPAPLGHDVCVEDSSGKQLGCSDVVTDDTSSLTLNLKSGTYTYYCSVDEHRAGGMEGTLTVQ; encoded by the coding sequence ATGAGAAAGCTCGTGCTCCTGGTGGCGTTCGGCCTCCTGGCCTCGCTGGCCCTCGCGACCTGCGGCGGAGGAGACGACAACGAAACCACTGCGCAGACCACCAACACCCAGACGACCACCCAGGCTGGAGGTGGCGGGGGTGGCGGTAGTGCGACCGTCAGCCTCTCGGCCGACCCAAGCGGCGCCCTGGCTTACCAGGAGAAGTCGCTCACGGCCCAGGCGGGGAACTCCACCATCGACTTCGACAACCCCGCTCCGCTGGGTCACGACGTGTGCGTGGAGGATTCCAGCGGCAAGCAGCTCGGTTGCAGCGACGTGGTCACCGACGACACCTCCTCGCTGACCCTGAACCTGAAGTCGGGCACCTACACGTACTACTGCAGCGTGGACGAACACCGCGCCGGAGGCATGGAGGGCACGCTGACGGTCCAGTAG